One region of Qipengyuania sp. SS22 genomic DNA includes:
- a CDS encoding MATE family efflux transporter, translated as MNTTASPAIDTRLIWAIALPAMVTNVATALIGVGDMWIVGQLGDASTQGAVDVGAKLFAALFTVMNFLKTGTTGLVAQAGTRSGAQAQAEVLIKGLVVGLAIAALLLLAKPVLLPLFLDALGAEAQVRSAALVYADIRYWSAPAVMANFALVGFLVGRRRMREVLAIEVFYNLLNVALGLWLTLALDWGIAGIGWSSFIAEFAKLAAAGVVIWRIAGSDIRAALRTGTSMSLAALRPFLSVNRDLFLRTVVLIIAIAALTRLGAERGPVALAANGIVYQMFILSALLLDGFENAAQVLNGERAGDKDRGGFTLYIRAILWRCFGVAAGLALVFAFLGGTITDSFAATPAVAAEARTLWPWLVAIPLAGFAGFVLDGVFVGASWTRALLLAMAGAAAGYGLLLWLTWPLGNHGLWASFVGFLLLRAAMQAALMPRLLRRKLG; from the coding sequence TTGAACACCACCGCATCTCCCGCCATCGATACCCGCCTGATCTGGGCGATCGCGCTGCCCGCCATGGTGACCAATGTGGCCACCGCGCTGATCGGCGTGGGCGATATGTGGATCGTCGGCCAACTGGGCGATGCCTCGACGCAGGGCGCGGTCGATGTCGGCGCCAAGCTGTTCGCCGCGCTGTTCACCGTGATGAATTTCCTCAAGACCGGCACCACCGGCCTGGTCGCGCAGGCGGGCACGCGGTCGGGCGCGCAGGCGCAGGCCGAAGTACTGATCAAGGGGCTGGTAGTCGGCCTGGCGATCGCCGCGCTGCTATTGCTCGCCAAGCCGGTGCTGCTGCCGCTGTTTCTCGATGCGCTGGGGGCCGAAGCGCAGGTGCGCAGCGCGGCGCTGGTCTATGCCGATATCCGGTACTGGAGCGCCCCCGCCGTAATGGCGAATTTCGCGCTGGTCGGCTTTCTCGTCGGGCGTCGCCGCATGCGCGAGGTGCTGGCGATCGAAGTGTTCTACAATCTGCTCAACGTCGCGCTGGGCCTGTGGCTGACGCTCGCACTCGACTGGGGCATTGCGGGGATCGGCTGGTCGAGCTTTATCGCCGAATTTGCCAAACTCGCCGCCGCGGGCGTAGTGATCTGGCGGATTGCGGGCAGCGATATCCGCGCGGCGCTGCGTACCGGGACGAGCATGTCGCTGGCCGCGCTCAGGCCCTTTCTCTCGGTCAATCGCGACCTGTTCCTGCGCACTGTGGTGCTGATCATCGCCATTGCCGCCCTGACCCGGTTGGGGGCCGAGCGCGGACCGGTGGCGCTCGCGGCTAACGGGATCGTCTACCAGATGTTCATCCTGTCCGCGCTGCTGCTCGACGGATTCGAGAATGCCGCGCAAGTGCTCAATGGCGAACGTGCGGGCGATAAAGACCGCGGCGGCTTCACGCTCTATATCCGCGCGATCCTGTGGCGCTGCTTCGGCGTGGCGGCCGGGCTGGCGCTGGTGTTTGCCTTTCTTGGCGGGACGATCACCGACAGCTTCGCCGCCACCCCCGCAGTCGCCGCCGAGGCGCGGACACTATGGCCGTGGCTCGTGGCGATTCCGCTGGCGGGCTTTGCCGGCTTCGTGCTCGATGGCGTGTTCGTGGGCGCCAGCTGGACCCGCGCACTACTGCTCGCCATGGCGGGCGCGGCGGCGGGCTATGGTCTGTTGCTGTGGCTAACCTGGCCGCTCGGCAATCACGGTCTGTGGGCCAGCTTCGTCGGGTTCCTGTTGCTGCGTGCGGCGATGCAAGCGGCACTTATGCCCCGTCTGCTTCGGCGGAAGCTGGGCTAG
- a CDS encoding MASE1 domain-containing protein: MSKRKFAVSAGAELTWAIIFSLGWLVCAMIALELTQGADGLAAVWPSSGIFVAALLLLNPRGRKLTSIGVALASFVANMWSGVGVLPSVGYTIANLIEGWLVFALMGGGRTGHVLLARPLNLLRFAASALIGGVASAIMAGILSSNFDTVFLTSWMSTVTLGMLVVTPVVMFLHQDKAHETRMLSLRGFWTFVFVALTALAAFGQAAFPLLILPLVAISITTAALGLSGAMVALLLVTAIGSVLTIFDLGPVGTFFPPVEQQVLVFQVYLLALLVSTLPVALSLARNRRDLEEIATSKRLLEAAERAAKVGHWRHDPDTDAIYWSEEAGRMLAREPLPATLTEMAEMFHEHDRPRVMGLLAGRATPAFHSYSKPASTHPMARRAISNAATRWKPSLVMDPRLSSAPSWM, translated from the coding sequence TTGAGTAAGCGGAAGTTCGCGGTTTCGGCAGGCGCCGAACTGACGTGGGCGATCATCTTCAGCCTCGGCTGGCTCGTGTGCGCGATGATCGCACTCGAGCTGACCCAGGGTGCGGATGGCCTTGCGGCGGTCTGGCCGTCCAGCGGCATTTTCGTCGCGGCGCTGCTGCTGCTCAATCCGCGCGGACGCAAGCTGACCAGCATCGGCGTGGCGCTCGCCAGCTTCGTAGCGAATATGTGGTCCGGCGTGGGTGTCCTGCCCTCGGTAGGCTATACCATCGCCAATCTCATCGAAGGCTGGCTGGTCTTCGCGCTGATGGGTGGCGGGCGGACCGGTCATGTCCTGCTGGCGCGCCCGCTCAACCTGCTCCGCTTCGCTGCATCCGCGCTAATCGGTGGCGTCGCCAGCGCCATCATGGCGGGCATTCTGTCGAGCAATTTCGACACCGTGTTCCTTACCTCGTGGATGAGCACGGTGACGCTGGGCATGTTGGTGGTGACGCCGGTCGTCATGTTCCTCCATCAGGACAAGGCGCATGAAACCCGCATGCTGTCGCTGCGCGGGTTCTGGACCTTTGTGTTCGTCGCGCTGACCGCGCTGGCGGCCTTCGGGCAGGCCGCATTCCCCTTGCTGATCCTGCCGCTGGTCGCGATCTCGATCACCACCGCGGCATTGGGTCTGAGCGGCGCGATGGTCGCGCTGCTGCTGGTGACCGCAATCGGCTCGGTCCTGACGATCTTCGATCTCGGACCGGTGGGGACATTCTTTCCCCCGGTCGAGCAGCAGGTACTGGTGTTCCAGGTCTACCTGCTGGCCCTGCTGGTCTCGACGCTGCCCGTAGCGCTGTCACTCGCCCGGAACCGGCGCGATCTCGAGGAAATTGCCACCAGCAAGCGGCTTCTCGAGGCCGCCGAACGCGCCGCCAAGGTCGGCCATTGGCGGCATGATCCGGATACCGATGCAATCTACTGGTCCGAAGAAGCCGGCAGGATGCTGGCGCGCGAGCCCCTGCCCGCAACACTGACCGAGATGGCAGAGATGTTCCACGAGCATGACCGCCCCAGGGTAATGGGACTGCTGGCGGGGCGCGCCACACCGGCATTCCATTCATATTCGAAGCCCGCATCGACTCACCCGATGGCACGCCGGGCTATTTCGAATGCCGCAACGAGGTGGAAACCGAGTCTCGTCATGGACCCGCGATTATCTTCGGCACCATCATGGATGTGA
- a CDS encoding GGDEF domain-containing protein translates to MREQIMGLITPTMAIVFFAVFLVMWWRGKMGSYVLGFAVAYVFFAIGFGTTHLFDTGSPYVFHITQFFYSMSTATAIWALTRRAGQPPYLGVLLVIYALSAVTLAVAVVTTPEISSRLIIVNVGYGAMYLVCLMSLLGGQRREAIDKLIIVAHSILAAQFMIRPVLTLLVEQGIAADGYRESVYYSVLNLSLALISLMTAMVLVGACVYDQIKAVREQAELDGLTGLRTRRAFEQDVVELLERAKQECLPVSLVVADIDHFKAVNDVWGHQVGDHAIAQFGEIITGTIRDTDLAGRIGGEEFCILAWNCDETAAATMAERIRCTFAQAQVEGMPDDHRLTASFGAAGRIEGEGYGRLFARTDAALYRAKENGRNRTVRDAAGKKRNVVTSITQSVDERREASV, encoded by the coding sequence ATGCGCGAACAGATTATGGGCTTGATCACGCCGACGATGGCGATCGTGTTTTTCGCGGTCTTCCTCGTGATGTGGTGGCGTGGGAAGATGGGCAGTTATGTGCTCGGCTTCGCCGTGGCCTATGTGTTTTTTGCGATCGGCTTCGGGACGACGCATCTGTTCGACACCGGTTCGCCTTACGTCTTCCACATCACCCAGTTCTTCTATTCGATGAGCACTGCGACGGCGATCTGGGCCTTGACCAGGCGCGCCGGGCAGCCGCCTTATCTTGGTGTCCTGCTCGTGATCTATGCGCTGTCGGCGGTTACGCTGGCGGTGGCCGTGGTGACCACACCCGAAATTTCCTCACGCCTGATCATCGTCAACGTCGGTTATGGCGCGATGTATCTCGTCTGTCTGATGTCGCTGCTCGGCGGGCAGCGGCGCGAGGCGATCGACAAGCTGATCATCGTCGCGCATTCGATCCTGGCTGCACAATTCATGATCCGACCGGTTCTGACCTTGCTTGTCGAGCAGGGGATCGCAGCGGATGGTTACCGCGAGTCGGTCTATTACTCGGTTCTCAACCTGTCGCTGGCGCTTATTTCGCTGATGACTGCGATGGTCCTGGTCGGCGCCTGCGTCTACGACCAGATCAAGGCGGTGCGCGAACAGGCCGAGCTCGACGGGTTGACCGGGCTGCGCACGCGGCGCGCCTTCGAACAGGATGTCGTCGAATTGCTCGAACGAGCGAAGCAGGAATGCCTGCCGGTGTCGCTGGTGGTGGCCGATATCGACCACTTCAAGGCGGTCAATGACGTGTGGGGGCACCAGGTCGGCGACCATGCGATCGCGCAATTCGGCGAGATCATCACGGGGACGATCCGCGATACCGACCTCGCCGGGCGCATCGGCGGCGAAGAATTCTGCATTCTCGCTTGGAATTGCGACGAAACCGCAGCCGCTACTATGGCGGAGCGTATCCGCTGCACGTTTGCGCAGGCACAGGTCGAGGGCATGCCCGACGATCACCGGCTTACCGCCAGCTTCGGCGCTGCCGGGCGGATTGAGGGCGAGGGCTACGGGCGGCTTTTCGCGCGGACCGATGCGGCGCTCTACCGGGCCAAGGAAAATGGGCGCAATCGCACAGTGCGCGACGCTGCGGGCAAGAAACGCAACGTGGTCACCTCAATCACGCAGAGCGTCGACGAACGGCGCGAAGCGAGCGTCTAG
- a CDS encoding GGDEF domain-containing protein, with the protein MDVTERTEAMRELEQAKLRAETEAAEVRILAETDHLTGIPNRRKVLSRIAGQISKAFSGRHRFTIAMIDIDHFKTINDRFGHEIGDLTLVKVSQVLEAHLRSGEMVGRVGGEEFLFVWPGSDALAARERCLAMGRALAAAEWSQAGLEPVTVSIGIAEYDVRWDESQLLRSADDALYRAKHGGRARCVIYQEPAVI; encoded by the coding sequence ATGGATGTGACTGAACGCACCGAGGCCATGCGCGAACTTGAGCAGGCCAAGCTGCGGGCCGAGACCGAGGCGGCCGAAGTCAGGATCCTGGCTGAGACCGATCACCTCACGGGCATTCCCAACCGCCGCAAGGTGCTGTCGCGCATCGCCGGACAGATTTCGAAGGCCTTTTCCGGCAGACACCGGTTCACCATCGCGATGATCGACATCGATCACTTCAAGACGATCAACGACCGGTTCGGCCACGAGATCGGCGATCTCACGCTGGTAAAGGTCAGCCAGGTGCTCGAAGCGCATTTGCGATCGGGCGAAATGGTGGGCCGCGTGGGCGGCGAGGAATTCCTCTTCGTCTGGCCCGGCAGTGACGCGCTTGCGGCCCGCGAACGATGCTTGGCCATGGGCCGCGCGTTGGCGGCCGCCGAATGGAGCCAAGCCGGCCTCGAACCCGTGACCGTCAGTATCGGCATCGCGGAATATGACGTGCGCTGGGACGAAAGCCAGCTGCTGCGTTCGGCCGACGACGCACTATACCGGGCCAAGCACGGCGGCCGCGCGCGTTGCGTCATCTACCAAGAACCCGCCGTGATCTAG
- a CDS encoding GGDEF domain-containing protein: MLSTVFALAFFILWRRDPSATWIAIISVGYFSSALGFFIFHFTDDPKGITATVLMHLCYSLGTISLVWGICARYGQAIDHRLYIGIAALGMILMIGASFGVNYNARLYTANACYGLIFALGTQTAARKAGTELLDKTIILLLAIGSFQFFVRPLVAIMVEGAMTATEYRETPFYALMVVSLALAAVSLALILLGAALTDQTKAVREDAERDALTGLKMRGPFEAQAIAMLNRARDKDVPVSVIVADIDHFKRINDIWGHQVGDSAIASFGDLLRSTIRDTDIAGRVGGEEFCILVWNCPEDPTLKLAERIRARFEQLPIDGISDDVRLTASFGVAQWVTDEGYGRLFARADAALYRAKEGGRNRTSADADDRPRAVVSPFKQGADPREVRA; the protein is encoded by the coding sequence ATGCTTAGCACGGTATTCGCCCTTGCGTTCTTCATCTTGTGGCGACGCGACCCCAGCGCCACTTGGATCGCGATCATATCCGTCGGGTATTTCTCCAGCGCGCTCGGGTTTTTCATTTTCCATTTCACCGATGATCCCAAGGGGATCACGGCAACCGTGTTGATGCACCTATGCTATTCGCTCGGGACGATCAGCCTGGTGTGGGGGATTTGCGCGCGGTACGGGCAGGCGATCGACCACAGGCTCTATATCGGGATTGCCGCTCTCGGCATGATCCTGATGATCGGCGCGAGTTTCGGGGTGAATTATAATGCGCGTCTCTATACTGCCAACGCCTGTTACGGACTGATCTTCGCGCTCGGCACGCAGACCGCCGCGCGCAAGGCAGGTACGGAGTTGCTCGACAAGACGATCATTTTACTTCTCGCGATAGGATCGTTCCAGTTCTTCGTCCGCCCGCTGGTTGCGATCATGGTCGAAGGGGCGATGACCGCTACCGAATATCGTGAAACGCCGTTCTACGCCCTTATGGTTGTGTCGCTGGCGCTCGCGGCGGTATCGCTGGCCCTGATCTTGCTCGGAGCGGCTCTAACCGACCAGACCAAGGCGGTGCGTGAAGATGCGGAGCGCGATGCGCTGACCGGTCTGAAGATGCGTGGGCCCTTCGAGGCCCAGGCAATCGCCATGCTGAACCGCGCCCGCGACAAGGACGTCCCGGTAAGCGTGATCGTGGCCGATATCGATCACTTCAAGCGGATCAACGATATCTGGGGGCATCAGGTCGGCGACAGTGCGATCGCCAGCTTCGGGGACCTGCTGCGCTCGACGATCCGGGACACCGACATTGCCGGACGCGTCGGAGGAGAGGAGTTCTGCATCTTGGTATGGAATTGCCCGGAGGACCCCACGCTCAAACTAGCCGAGCGCATCCGCGCGCGGTTCGAGCAGCTTCCGATCGACGGCATTTCGGATGATGTCCGGCTGACTGCCAGCTTCGGGGTTGCCCAATGGGTGACCGACGAAGGCTATGGCAGGCTCTTCGCGCGTGCCGACGCGGCGCTCTATCGCGCTAAGGAAGGCGGCCGCAATCGCACGTCTGCCGATGCCGACGACAGGCCACGCGCTGTGGTCTCTCCCTTCAAACAAGGTGCCGATCCGCGCGAAGTACGCGCCTAG
- a CDS encoding Lrp/AsnC family transcriptional regulator, whose amino-acid sequence MANLDDIDRRLLAELQSEGRITNVELAHRVGLTAPPCLRRVRALEEEGVIRGYHAELDPSKLGFSITVFAMVSLKSQAEDALREFEVAMRDLPEVREVHMLNGEIDFIIKIVSKDLQSFQEFLTSKLTPAPNVESVKTSLTIRTSKHEPGVPL is encoded by the coding sequence ATGGCCAATCTTGATGATATCGACCGTCGTTTGCTGGCGGAACTCCAGTCCGAAGGACGAATCACCAATGTCGAACTGGCCCATCGGGTCGGATTGACTGCGCCGCCGTGCCTGCGCCGCGTGCGCGCGCTCGAAGAAGAAGGCGTCATCCGCGGCTATCATGCCGAACTCGATCCCTCGAAGCTGGGCTTCTCGATTACCGTTTTTGCGATGGTCAGCCTGAAGAGCCAGGCGGAAGATGCCCTGCGCGAATTCGAGGTCGCGATGCGCGACCTGCCCGAGGTGCGCGAAGTACACATGCTCAATGGCGAGATCGATTTCATCATCAAGATCGTGAGCAAGGATCTGCAGAGTTTCCAGGAATTCCTGACCAGCAAGCTTACGCCCGCTCCCAATGTGGAGAGCGTGAAAACCTCGCTCACCATCCGCACCAGCAAGCACGAGCCCGGCGTGCCGCTATGA
- a CDS encoding polysaccharide deacetylase family protein: MVDWPIAADPLAREIIGDAVRAKKAEIGVQLHPWVNPPHREEVTTRNSFAGNLPHELERDKFRRLRDAIEEGFGTVPRIYRAGRYGLGPQTAKVLSETGVAIDSSVRARYDYSDAHGPDYSRHPVVPYWTDAERTLLELPLTSVFWGMLRKQGQQLFPLARKLPLLGGALAKLGLLERIGLTPEGVTKEEALRAVDIAIDDGLPILVLSFHSPSLAPGHTPYVRTEEDLDTLYDWLRGVYGYLDMRGVRPTTVAEIMSAVDA; the protein is encoded by the coding sequence ATGGTCGACTGGCCGATCGCAGCCGATCCGCTGGCGCGCGAGATCATCGGCGATGCGGTGCGCGCGAAAAAGGCCGAAATCGGCGTGCAATTGCACCCCTGGGTCAATCCGCCGCACAGGGAAGAAGTCACCACGCGCAACAGCTTTGCCGGCAATCTCCCGCACGAATTGGAGCGGGACAAGTTTCGCCGCCTGCGCGATGCGATCGAAGAAGGCTTCGGCACCGTTCCGCGGATCTATCGCGCGGGCCGTTATGGCCTTGGCCCGCAAACCGCCAAAGTGTTGAGCGAGACCGGCGTTGCGATCGATAGTTCGGTACGCGCGCGTTACGATTATTCCGACGCGCATGGGCCCGACTACAGCCGCCATCCGGTCGTTCCCTATTGGACCGACGCGGAGCGCACCTTGCTCGAGCTACCGCTTACCAGCGTGTTCTGGGGCATGCTGCGCAAGCAGGGCCAGCAGCTCTTCCCGCTCGCCCGCAAACTTCCGCTGCTTGGCGGCGCGCTGGCGAAGCTCGGGCTGCTCGAACGCATCGGTCTCACCCCCGAGGGCGTCACGAAGGAAGAGGCACTGCGCGCGGTCGATATCGCGATTGATGACGGTCTGCCGATCCTGGTGCTGAGCTTCCACAGCCCCTCGCTCGCGCCCGGTCACACACCCTATGTCCGCACCGAAGAAGACCTCGACACGCTGTATGACTGGCTGCGCGGGGTCTACGGTTATCTCGACATGCGCGGGGTCCGTCCGACCACGGTCGCGGAAATCATGAGCGCAGTGGACGCCTAG
- a CDS encoding sensor histidine kinase produces the protein MHFDDRLATVLRHRAAGERAAKTQFRQLLDLLGERPQGGDPALKAAAYLRLIALAKVIPTDERAGIVGENGWRFRNPELVRWFGEAHPAIAGAALYRAQLTDEEWAALIPRLPIRARGFLRHRRDLPIGAVRVLDRLGVSDRALPLPRPASQPNPAAQETRDPIDLDELEPLVLRPANENAATADEPDDLVEAEPQPAPVPVAEDTAPAPAPAPAPEAETPPKSDGIRALVERIETFRKARAPGEQGVNAPTLPMAGLEETAPRKPLDGFSFGTGSEGRIDWAEPEIAPLVFGIDLSQRRAGGQVGEDFATAFVNRQPVRDVPISLRGADAIEGDWIVDAAPRFTRGDGRFYGYVGRFRRALAPVDNRAQRSADRLRQLLHELRTPVNAMQGYAEVIQQQVFGPTPHEYRALAATIAGDSARILAGFDELDRLARLETGELDLEAGESDFAAIVRAQVRQLQTVLGPRVARFDAEITEAPAPMALAQNEAEMLGWRILATLAGATGAGENVALALALDGDQVALRAQLPTKLAETEDVFASDVRSGGSTLSSGIFGAGFSLRLARAEARAAGGELVREDGVLILALPLLTGVDALPSPADAPDRAAG, from the coding sequence ATGCATTTCGACGATCGCCTTGCCACTGTGCTGCGCCACCGCGCTGCGGGCGAGCGCGCGGCGAAGACGCAGTTCCGGCAATTGCTCGACCTTCTTGGCGAGCGGCCGCAGGGGGGCGATCCCGCGCTCAAGGCGGCGGCGTATCTGCGGCTGATTGCGCTGGCCAAAGTGATCCCGACCGACGAACGCGCGGGCATCGTGGGCGAGAACGGCTGGCGCTTCCGCAACCCCGAACTCGTGCGCTGGTTCGGCGAGGCGCATCCCGCCATCGCCGGGGCCGCACTGTATCGCGCGCAACTGACCGACGAGGAATGGGCCGCGCTCATCCCGCGCCTGCCGATCCGCGCGCGCGGCTTCCTGCGTCATCGCCGCGACCTGCCCATTGGCGCGGTGCGAGTGCTCGACCGGCTCGGCGTGTCGGATCGCGCACTGCCGCTGCCAAGGCCCGCGTCCCAGCCCAATCCGGCTGCGCAGGAAACACGCGACCCGATCGATCTGGACGAACTCGAGCCGCTGGTCCTGCGTCCCGCGAACGAAAATGCTGCTACAGCCGATGAGCCCGACGACTTGGTTGAAGCGGAGCCGCAGCCCGCCCCGGTACCGGTAGCCGAAGACACCGCGCCCGCCCCCGCGCCCGCGCCCGCGCCTGAGGCAGAAACGCCTCCCAAGTCCGATGGCATCCGCGCGCTGGTCGAGCGGATCGAAACTTTCCGCAAGGCCCGCGCGCCCGGTGAGCAAGGCGTCAATGCGCCGACCCTGCCGATGGCGGGACTTGAAGAAACGGCGCCGCGCAAACCGCTCGACGGGTTCAGCTTCGGCACCGGGTCCGAAGGCCGGATCGACTGGGCCGAACCCGAAATCGCCCCGCTGGTGTTTGGTATCGACCTGTCGCAACGACGCGCAGGCGGTCAGGTGGGCGAGGATTTCGCCACCGCTTTCGTCAACCGCCAGCCGGTCCGCGATGTGCCGATCAGCCTGCGCGGGGCCGACGCGATCGAGGGCGATTGGATCGTCGATGCCGCCCCGCGCTTCACCCGCGGCGATGGTCGCTTCTATGGCTATGTCGGGCGGTTCCGCCGTGCGCTCGCGCCGGTCGACAACCGCGCCCAGCGCAGCGCGGACCGTCTGCGCCAGTTGCTCCATGAACTGCGCACGCCGGTCAATGCGATGCAGGGCTATGCCGAGGTCATCCAGCAGCAGGTCTTCGGGCCGACCCCGCATGAATACCGCGCGCTGGCCGCAACGATCGCGGGCGATTCCGCGCGCATCCTTGCCGGGTTCGACGAGCTCGACCGGCTGGCGCGGCTCGAGACTGGGGAACTGGATCTGGAAGCGGGCGAGAGCGATTTTGCCGCCATCGTCCGCGCGCAAGTCCGGCAACTGCAGACCGTGCTTGGCCCCCGGGTTGCGCGATTTGATGCAGAGATCACCGAAGCGCCTGCCCCAATGGCGCTGGCCCAGAACGAAGCCGAAATGCTTGGCTGGCGTATCCTGGCTACGCTGGCGGGAGCGACCGGAGCGGGCGAGAACGTTGCGCTGGCGCTCGCGCTGGACGGCGACCAGGTCGCACTGCGTGCGCAATTGCCAACCAAACTGGCTGAAACCGAAGACGTCTTCGCCTCCGATGTCCGCTCGGGTGGCAGCACGCTGAGCTCGGGCATTTTCGGTGCCGGCTTCTCGCTCCGCCTTGCGCGCGCGGAAGCCCGCGCGGCGGGCGGCGAACTGGTGCGCGAAGACGGCGTCCTCATCCTCGCGCTCCCGCTCTTGACCGGTGTGGACGCGCTGCCTAGCCCTGCCGATGCACCTGATCGCGCAGCCGGCTAG
- the ettA gene encoding energy-dependent translational throttle protein EttA produces the protein MAAQYAFVMKDMTKTFPGAPKPVLSNINLQFYQGAKIGIVGPNGAGKSTLIKIMAGIDTDFTGEAWPGENITVGYLEQEPELDESKTVLENVKDGARETAGLVDRFNAISAEMGDPQDDTDFDALMEEMGDLQAKIDAVDGWTLDNQLEVAMEALRCPPGDWSVTDLSGGEKRRVALTRLLIQKPSILLLDEPTNHLDAESVQWLENHLKEYAGAVLMITHDRYFLDNVVEWILELDRGSYYPYEGNYSTYLEKKAKRLEQESREESGRQKALGRELEWIRQTPAARQTKSKARIRKFEQLQDSQKDRKPGKAQIVIQVPERLGGKVIEAKNITKAYGDKLLFEDLSFMLPPGGIVGVIGPNGAGKSTLFKILTGKEEPDSGTVEIGSTVHLGYVDQSRDHLDPSKNVWEEISDGHDYMKVNGHDTSTRAYVGAFNFKGADQQKNVGKLSGGERNRVHMAKMLKEGGNVLLLDEPTNDLDVETLGALEEAIENFAGCAVVISHDRFFLDRLATHILAFEGDSHVEWFEGNFEAYEEDKRRRLGDAADRPTRLAYKKLTR, from the coding sequence ATGGCCGCCCAGTACGCTTTCGTCATGAAGGACATGACCAAGACCTTCCCCGGTGCGCCCAAGCCGGTGCTCAGCAATATCAATCTGCAGTTCTACCAAGGCGCCAAGATCGGCATCGTCGGGCCCAATGGTGCGGGCAAGTCCACGCTGATCAAGATCATGGCGGGGATCGATACCGATTTCACCGGGGAAGCCTGGCCGGGCGAGAACATCACCGTCGGCTATCTCGAGCAGGAGCCCGAACTCGACGAGAGCAAGACCGTGCTCGAAAACGTCAAGGACGGCGCGCGCGAAACCGCCGGTCTGGTCGACCGCTTCAATGCGATCAGCGCGGAAATGGGCGACCCGCAGGACGACACCGATTTCGATGCGCTGATGGAAGAAATGGGCGATCTGCAGGCCAAGATCGACGCGGTTGACGGCTGGACGCTCGACAACCAGCTCGAAGTGGCGATGGAAGCGCTCCGCTGCCCGCCGGGCGACTGGTCGGTGACCGACCTCTCGGGCGGCGAGAAACGCCGCGTCGCGCTGACGCGTCTGCTGATCCAGAAGCCCTCGATCCTGTTGCTCGACGAACCGACCAACCATCTCGACGCCGAAAGCGTCCAGTGGCTTGAAAACCACCTCAAGGAATATGCCGGCGCGGTGCTGATGATCACCCATGACCGCTACTTCCTCGACAATGTCGTCGAATGGATCCTCGAGCTCGATCGCGGCAGCTACTATCCCTACGAAGGCAATTACTCGACCTATCTCGAGAAGAAGGCCAAGCGTCTCGAACAGGAAAGCCGCGAGGAAAGCGGACGCCAGAAGGCGTTGGGCCGTGAACTCGAATGGATCCGGCAGACCCCGGCCGCGCGCCAGACCAAGTCCAAGGCGCGTATCCGCAAGTTCGAACAGCTCCAGGATTCGCAGAAGGACCGCAAGCCGGGCAAGGCGCAGATCGTCATCCAGGTCCCCGAACGGCTTGGCGGCAAGGTGATCGAGGCCAAGAACATCACCAAGGCCTATGGTGACAAGCTGCTTTTCGAAGACCTCTCCTTCATGCTGCCCCCGGGCGGTATCGTCGGCGTGATCGGCCCCAATGGCGCGGGCAAGTCGACGCTGTTCAAGATCCTCACTGGCAAGGAAGAGCCCGATAGCGGGACGGTCGAAATCGGGTCGACCGTGCATCTGGGTTATGTCGACCAGAGCCGCGACCATCTCGATCCGAGCAAAAACGTGTGGGAGGAAATCTCCGATGGACACGACTATATGAAGGTCAATGGGCACGACACCAGCACCCGCGCCTATGTCGGCGCGTTCAATTTCAAGGGCGCCGACCAGCAGAAAAACGTCGGCAAGCTGTCGGGCGGTGAACGCAACCGCGTGCACATGGCCAAGATGCTCAAGGAAGGCGGCAATGTCCTCCTGCTCGACGAACCGACCAACGATCTCGACGTCGAGACGCTCGGCGCACTGGAGGAAGCGATCGAAAACTTCGCCGGTTGCGCCGTGGTCATCTCCCATGACCGGTTCTTCCTCGATCGCCTCGCCACGCACATTCTGGCCTTCGAGGGCGACAGCCACGTCGAATGGTTCGAAGGCAATTTCGAAGCTTACGAGGAAGACAAACGCCGTCGTCTCGGCGATGCGGCGGATCGTCCCACACGCCTCGCCTACAAGAAGCTGACGCGTTAA